The sequence GCTCCAGTTGAGCCCGCTCTCCAACAGTATGAGCGCAACAACCACCTCGGCAGGCCCGGTCATCGTTTTGAAGGAAGGATGCTTCATCGCCACCGCCGCCTACGGCTCGCCGCTCGCTCCCAAGGTGCAACTGCTGCGCAGCTTCAGGGACCGCTACCTTGTCACCAACGCTCCCGGCCGCGCCTTCGTGGCCTGGTATTACCGCCATGGTCCGGCTTGGGCGCACTCCATCGAGGAACACCCCTGGCTCAAGGCTCCGGTGCGCGCAGCGCTGCTCCCAGCCATCCTCTTCGCCTGGCTCATGCTTCACCCGCCGGTCGCCGCGGCACTGGTCCTCGCGAGCGCGGCGCTCCTCCCCCTTAAGCGGCGCCGCTCCTCGCGCGCCTGACTGCGCATCAACGAAAAAAGGCCGGGGTTGCCCCCGGCCTTTTCCTCTGTTCGCCCAGATTGTATTTTGATGTTTCTAGGATTCGCCTTCGGTGAGCGGGATGATGGCCACCTTGGCCTTCCCTTCTCCGAAGAAACCCAGCTTCCTTGCCGCAGCCCGTGAAAGATCGATGAACGGGAAACTCTTCTTGCGGCAACGGTCGTTGATAACAACCGTAACTTCCTTGTCGTTGGCGAGGTTCCTTACGAGAACCTTGGTCCCCAACGGCAGGCTCTGGTGGGCGGCGGTCAACTTCTCCGGATGGTAACGCTCTCCGGAGGTGGTTTCCCTGCCATGAAACTTCTTGGCATAGTAGGTCGCTATGCCGATCAGCTTTTTCACCACCGATTTTTGCTGCGGTTCTACTTTTTCAACAGAGGATTCTACTACCGGTTTTACTACTTGTTCTGAAGCCAGCAGGGGAAGCGTGTGGATCGGGAGGAGCATCAGGGCCAGGGCGACTATGCGCACCAGCCTGAGACTCCGCTCGGGTGATGCCATGCGCACCTCCTTTGTTGGGCGAGGCATTCGTATAACATACCCCCGCGGCGAAGTCAAGTTCCAATGAGCCCAGAGGCGGCCAACCCTTTAATCTTGCGCAGGTTTTTCTACCGGACGGCGGACACCTGTACCGGCGCAGCTTCGTGCCCCCCAACCTCCTCGGGGCGCCGGCCGATATTGGTCGTGTCGTTAATGATGACCACCTCGCGCGTGGTGCCGTCCACCTCGGCGGTCGGAAACGCGTGCCTTTTGAGGACGAACCACTTCCCGGTTTCCTTGTGCAGAAGCTCGATCCCCGGAGCGGCCAGGTGCCCCTTGAGCCCATGCTCCTCGAGGAAGGAGAGGCAGTCGCGCCCGACGATGTCCCGGTGCGCCTTGCCGGTGAAGGTCTCGACGGCACGGTTGAAGCGGCGGATCTTGCCGTACTGGTCGGAGAGGATGAACATGTCGGAGATGCAGTCCATGATCTCCTCCCACTCGCGCCG is a genomic window of Geomonas ferrireducens containing:
- a CDS encoding septal ring lytic transglycosylase RlpA family protein, with protein sequence MASPERSLRLVRIVALALMLLPIHTLPLLASEQVVKPVVESSVEKVEPQQKSVVKKLIGIATYYAKKFHGRETTSGERYHPEKLTAAHQSLPLGTKVLVRNLANDKEVTVVINDRCRKKSFPFIDLSRAAARKLGFFGEGKAKVAIIPLTEGES